The DNA segment GTAAAGCCCTTGTAATCCACCAACTCCTGGTCGAGGTCGCGGATCACCCGGTGCATGCGCTTGGCCCATTGCGGGGCAAACTCGGCCAGTTGCGCGAGGCTGACCAGGTAGGTGCGCACCGGGAACAGCACGGCGTTGCTGCGCGGCAGGCGGTGCAGCGGCTGCAGTTCGACCCGCAGGTTGACCAGCTCGCCGGCGTTTTCTGGGGTGACGATGGTGCGATCAGGCGCCCAGTCCGGCAGGGTTTCGGCGGAGGTTTCCAGGCGCGGATTGACCGTGATCGACCAGTTGGTCCGGCGTACCGGGTGGCCTGGCCGCAGGCGCAGGAGGAACTTCAGCGCGCGCTGCAAGATGCCCATCTCGTGCAACTTGGGCACCGGGCCGTGGAACTCCATGAAGCTCATGCCCAGGTTGAAGCGCAGCGAGTAGTCGGCGCGCTGGGTGGCCATGCCGGCGCCCATCACCAAGGTGTCGTCACGTTCTTCGAGGAGGATGAACTCGCCCTGGGCCTGGCGGGTGATGTACTCCATCGGCTCCATCGGCAGGGTGCTGGCGTCGCCGAAGGTGAAGGTGTCGTCGATTTGCAGCGGGCGGTTGACCCAGTGCCACTGGCTGCCGTTCTTCTCCAGGCTGAAGTGCTCGGGGAAGTCCCGTGAATACGACTCCATCAACAGTTCGAGCAAGTCCCACTGGGCTTCCATCATGTGCGGCAGGGCGGCGTAGTGCACCCCTGGCTGGCTGTCGAGGGTCTGCGCGCGGTGATGGCATTCGGAGATGTAGTGCTCGTCGATGTCGAACTGCGCGCGCAGGGCGCCGTTGCCAAACGGTACATGCGGCTCGACGTTCATCGAGTACATGTACTGGTCTTCCGGATAAGGGAAGGGCAAGCGCAGGATCGCTTCGCGGCTGTTGCTGTAGGTGTGGCCGGCGCCAACGTCGGCGTAGGTTTCGATAGGCTTGAATACGGTCATGTTGTTGTTTTCCTGTCTCAGAGGTCTACGACCAGGCGGCTGCAATTGGCGCGGGA comes from the Pseudomonas urmiensis genome and includes:
- a CDS encoding heme-dependent oxidative N-demethylase family protein, whose protein sequence is MTVFKPIETYADVGAGHTYSNSREAILRLPFPYPEDQYMYSMNVEPHVPFGNGALRAQFDIDEHYISECHHRAQTLDSQPGVHYAALPHMMEAQWDLLELLMESYSRDFPEHFSLEKNGSQWHWVNRPLQIDDTFTFGDASTLPMEPMEYITRQAQGEFILLEERDDTLVMGAGMATQRADYSLRFNLGMSFMEFHGPVPKLHEMGILQRALKFLLRLRPGHPVRRTNWSITVNPRLETSAETLPDWAPDRTIVTPENAGELVNLRVELQPLHRLPRSNAVLFPVRTYLVSLAQLAEFAPQWAKRMHRVIRDLDQELVDYKGFTRYRDAMVSWLAQYDDGTPVDESQQ